The following coding sequences are from one Oncorhynchus clarkii lewisi isolate Uvic-CL-2024 chromosome 20, UVic_Ocla_1.0, whole genome shotgun sequence window:
- the LOC139376975 gene encoding inward rectifier potassium channel 2-like, translating into MGSVRANRYSIVSTEEHGMKLATVAVPNGYGNGKGKVHTRHQPQSRFVKKDGHCNVQFINVSEKGQRYLADIFTTCVDIRWRWMFVIFCLAFLLSWLFFGCIFWLVAIFHGDLENDSQKCVSNVSSFTAAFLFSIETQTTIGYGYRYVTDECPVAVFMVVFQSIVGCIIDAFIIGAVMAKMAKPKKRNETLVFSHNATVAMRDNKLCLMWRVGNLRKSHLVEAHVRAHLLKSRTTAEGEFIPLDQMDIDVGFDSGVDRIFLVSPITIVHKIDEDSPFYNMSKQELETSEFEIVVILEGMVEATAMTTQCRSSYLASEILWGHRFEPVLFEEKSYYKVDYSRFHKTYEVPSTPLCSARDLAEKKYILSSSNSFCYENEVALTNKEEMDEGNGGSVGPDVTQTDNMSDSEHHQATVPLESRPLRRESEI; encoded by the coding sequence ATGGGAAGTGTGCGAGCCAACCGCTACAGCATAGTGTCAACCGAGGAGCACGGTATGAAGTTGGCCACCGTGGCAGTGCCCAACGGGTATGGGAATGGCAAAGGAAAGGTGCACACGCGGCACCAGCCCCAGAGCCGCTTCGTCAAGAAGGACGGTCACTGCAATGTGCAGTTCATCAATGTGTCCGAGAAAGGACAGCGTTACCTCGCTGACATCTTCACGACATGCGTGGACATCCGCTGGCGGTGGATGTTTGTCATCTTCTGCCTTGCCTTCCTCCTGTCGTGGCTGTTCTTCGGCTGCATCTTCTGGCTGGTCGCCATCTTCCACGGGGACTTGGAGAACGACTCCCAGAAGTGCGTCTCCAACGTGAGCAGTTTCACTGCAGCCTTCCTGTTTTCCATCGAGACCCAGACCACCATCGGCTACGGCTACCGCTACGTCACCGACGAgtgtcctgtggcggtcttcatggtGGTCTTCCAGAGCATTGTGGGCTGCATTATCGACGCCTTCATCATCGGCGCCGTCATGGCCAAGATGGCCAAGCCCAAGAAGAGGAACGAGACGCTGGTGTTCAGCCACAATGCTACAGTGGCCATGAGGGACAACAAGCTGTGTCTGATGTGGCGCGTGGGCAACCTGAGGAAAAGCCACCTGGTGGAGGCCCACGTGCGTGCCCACCTCCTCAAGTCGCGCACCACTGCAGAAGGGGAGTTCATCCCTCTGGACCAGATGGACATTGATGTGGGCTTCGACAGCGGAGTCGACCGTATCTTCCTGGTGTCGCCCATCACCATCGTCCACAAGATCGACGAGGACAGCCCATTCTATAACATGAGCAAGCAAGAGCTGGAGACGTCCGAGTTCGAGATCGTGGTGATCCTGGAAGGGATGGTGGAGGCCACGGCCATGACCACCCAGTGCCGCAGCTCCTACCTGGCCAGCGAGATCCTGTGGGGCCACCGCTTCGAGCCGGTGCTCTTCGAGGAGAAGAGCTACTACAAGGTGGACTACTCTCGTTTTCATAAGACTTACGAGGTTCCCAGTACCCCGCTGTGCAGTGCCAGAGACCTGGCCGAGAAAAAATACATCCTGTCCAGCTCCAACTCCTTCTGTTACGAGAACGAGGTGGCGCTGACTAACAAAGAGGAGATGGACGAGGGGAACGGGGGTAGCGTGGGCCCAGATGTAacccagacagacaatatgtCAGACTCAGAGCATCACCAGGCCACTGTGCCACTAGAGTCCAGGCCCCTGAGACGAGAATCTGAAATATGA